Proteins found in one Caldisalinibacter kiritimatiensis genomic segment:
- a CDS encoding indolepyruvate ferredoxin oxidoreductase subunit alpha has protein sequence MATISKFKLEINNDWCKGCGICVAFCPKNVLSINDGKVFIQNVNNCIGCGQCELRCPDYAIFLGGKNNE, from the coding sequence TTGGCCACTATAAGCAAATTTAAACTAGAAATAAATAATGATTGGTGCAAAGGTTGTGGTATTTGTGTTGCATTTTGTCCCAAAAACGTTTTATCAATAAATGATGGAAAGGTTTTTATACAAAATGTAAATAATTGCATCGGTTGTGGTCAATGTGAATTGCGTTGTCCTGATTATGCAATTTTCCTAGGAGGTAAAAACAATGAGTAG